The following are encoded together in the Capsulimonas corticalis genome:
- a CDS encoding ABC transporter permease produces MSDPTPAAPRNGHAPVPAAAISKPVNKKQINLPWRKAVEIAMNSLKIRFWRSLITAGGIFLSIAFLCFSLATLWLQQKPTDPDLMADYHQAVYRQIWLVVMSVLVCITGITNSMLMSVAERFREIGTMKCLGALDSLIVRLFLIEAMFMGVVSSFGGWVLGVLTVALVRWATLGWAVGVGAVTPLIIGKLFFWCIGSGAFLTVIAALLPSVRAAQMPPAAALRSDV; encoded by the coding sequence ATGTCCGACCCAACTCCGGCGGCGCCGCGCAACGGTCACGCTCCGGTTCCCGCCGCCGCCATTAGCAAGCCGGTGAATAAAAAACAGATCAACCTGCCCTGGCGCAAGGCCGTTGAAATCGCGATGAACTCGCTGAAGATCCGGTTCTGGCGCTCGCTGATCACGGCCGGCGGTATCTTTCTTAGCATCGCCTTTCTTTGCTTTTCCCTGGCGACCTTGTGGCTCCAGCAGAAACCGACCGATCCCGATCTGATGGCGGATTACCACCAGGCCGTCTATCGGCAGATCTGGCTGGTCGTGATGTCGGTGCTCGTCTGCATCACAGGGATCACGAATTCGATGCTGATGTCGGTGGCGGAGCGCTTTCGGGAGATCGGCACGATGAAGTGCCTGGGTGCGCTGGACTCGCTGATCGTTCGGCTGTTTTTGATCGAAGCGATGTTCATGGGTGTCGTCTCGTCGTTCGGCGGCTGGGTGTTGGGAGTGCTGACCGTGGCGCTGGTCCGATGGGCGACGCTCGGATGGGCCGTGGGCGTCGGCGCGGTCACGCCGCTGATTATCGGCAAGCTCTTTTTCTGGTGTATCGGCTCTGGAGCGTTCCTGACGGTGATCGCCGCGTTGCTCCCGTCCGTCCGCGCCGCGCAGATGCCGCCCGCCGCCGCGCTGCGCAGCGATGTCTAA
- the gmk gene encoding guanylate kinase produces MTVVSSSSGLLVVVSGPSAVGKDTVLDILLMTPGGSHPVRKCVTVTTRAPRPKDGGRSMEENGVDYFFVTPAEFYEMVSRDEFLEYAEVHDSWYGTPRKWVEEQRQQGADIILKIDVQGGLAVKKKLSDAVLIFLEPPSLEELERRLRGRNSESEDAIKKRLLNAHSELAQRDYYDYAVTNDAVPDAVEAIRAILLARHCRIQRPREPRLPVQSDE; encoded by the coding sequence ATGACGGTCGTAAGTTCATCATCGGGCCTCCTCGTCGTGGTTTCCGGCCCCTCGGCGGTCGGCAAAGACACTGTTCTCGATATCCTGCTGATGACTCCCGGCGGCTCCCACCCCGTTCGCAAGTGCGTCACCGTAACCACCCGCGCTCCCAGGCCCAAAGACGGCGGCCGCTCGATGGAGGAAAACGGCGTGGATTACTTCTTCGTCACGCCAGCCGAGTTCTATGAGATGGTGTCGCGCGACGAATTTCTAGAGTACGCCGAAGTCCACGACAGCTGGTACGGCACGCCGCGCAAATGGGTGGAGGAGCAGCGCCAGCAGGGCGCCGACATCATCCTGAAGATCGACGTTCAGGGCGGCCTCGCCGTCAAGAAAAAGCTTTCCGACGCCGTGCTGATCTTTCTGGAGCCGCCATCGCTTGAAGAGCTGGAGCGCCGCCTGCGCGGCCGTAACAGCGAAAGCGAGGACGCCATCAAGAAGCGTCTGCTGAACGCGCACAGTGAACTGGCCCAGCGCGACTACTACGACTACGCCGTCACCAACGACGCCGTGCCGGACGCCGTCGAAGCGATCCGCGCCATTCTCCTCGCCCGGCACTGCCGCATCCAGCGCCCTCGGGAGCCGCGTCTCCCGGTGCAAAGCGATGAATGA
- a CDS encoding peptide transporter, whose protein sequence is MAFSRQANKGGRAAARDEMSDARARVEDAAESEGGGGAPQFEEGFTGKVMIGTLFVCLFMLPGAIYLGLVAGQSLGAAAQWVTIVLFSEVARRSFMPLKRQEIYCLFYMAGALTVTGFTVLPGVSGGPFGGLIGMQFLMQSPAMHAVAEKLPHWIAPHLGSTAYTNRSLLDKDWYLPLLWSPVPILIFTQILDRMKWMGLGYLLFRVTSDIERLPFPMASVAASGATALAEASTKEESWRWRVFSAGTVIGLIFGFFYLAIPIFTGVVFSKPIQLLPIPFFDFTNNVERILPTSLVGYNPDLGALLIGFVLPYSVVKGSVIGSVLSQIVANPILHHYGMFPNWVSGSPAIQTKISVDVDFWMSFGIGTQIAVALIGIGSVLFMVIRSRGQAETAQRGSLAKVPKGRGDFPWYAALGVWLLATLGYVVMNHQLIPAFPIWIIAFFGLVWTPIYSYVSARMLALTGQSIDFPFVNQLVVLGTHYTQPDIWFAPLPLNNYGAQAQKFREIELTGTKFSSILKLEMFMLPLVLIFSLVYWGFLWYTNDIPSVQFPYAQKFWPQYAVTQAIWTQINSVGGAKWALHVIKPDLIGIGGASGLALYGLTKLLGQPVSFFYGFIAGMSNYPHNTIPTFVGAWLGKKVFARSFGQERWQLYAPVLLAGFSCGTGLIGMCAIALALISKTVSYLPF, encoded by the coding sequence GTGGCGTTTTCAAGACAGGCGAATAAAGGCGGACGGGCGGCGGCGCGGGATGAGATGTCCGATGCGCGGGCGCGCGTCGAAGACGCCGCGGAGTCCGAAGGCGGCGGCGGGGCGCCGCAGTTCGAGGAGGGGTTCACCGGCAAGGTGATGATCGGCACGCTGTTCGTGTGCCTATTCATGCTGCCGGGCGCGATCTATCTCGGGCTGGTGGCGGGGCAAAGCCTGGGCGCGGCGGCGCAGTGGGTGACGATCGTGCTCTTTTCGGAGGTGGCGCGGCGATCGTTTATGCCGCTGAAGCGGCAGGAGATCTATTGCCTCTTCTATATGGCGGGCGCGCTGACGGTGACCGGATTTACGGTGCTGCCGGGCGTTTCGGGCGGGCCATTTGGCGGCTTGATCGGAATGCAGTTCCTGATGCAGTCGCCGGCGATGCACGCCGTCGCGGAAAAGCTGCCGCACTGGATTGCGCCCCATTTGGGATCGACGGCGTATACGAACCGCAGCCTGCTCGACAAAGACTGGTACCTGCCGCTGCTCTGGTCTCCCGTCCCGATTTTGATATTCACGCAGATCCTGGACCGTATGAAGTGGATGGGCCTGGGCTATCTGCTGTTCCGCGTCACGTCCGATATCGAGCGCCTGCCGTTCCCCATGGCCTCCGTCGCCGCCTCCGGCGCGACCGCGCTCGCCGAGGCGTCCACCAAGGAAGAGTCCTGGCGCTGGCGCGTCTTCTCCGCCGGCACCGTCATCGGACTGATCTTCGGGTTCTTCTATCTGGCGATCCCGATCTTCACGGGCGTCGTGTTCTCGAAACCGATCCAGCTGCTGCCGATCCCGTTCTTTGACTTTACGAACAACGTCGAACGGATCCTGCCGACCTCGCTGGTCGGTTACAATCCGGACCTTGGGGCGCTGCTGATCGGCTTTGTGCTTCCATACTCCGTCGTGAAGGGAAGCGTCATCGGCTCCGTCCTGTCGCAGATCGTCGCCAACCCGATCCTGCACCACTACGGGATGTTCCCGAACTGGGTGAGCGGCTCGCCGGCCATCCAGACCAAGATCTCGGTGGATGTCGACTTCTGGATGTCGTTCGGCATCGGGACACAGATCGCCGTCGCGCTGATCGGCATCGGGTCGGTGCTCTTTATGGTCATCCGGTCGCGCGGTCAGGCGGAGACGGCGCAGCGCGGAAGCCTGGCGAAGGTCCCCAAGGGACGCGGCGACTTCCCGTGGTACGCCGCGCTGGGCGTCTGGCTGCTGGCGACGCTCGGCTATGTCGTGATGAACCATCAGCTCATTCCGGCGTTTCCCATCTGGATCATCGCCTTCTTCGGTCTGGTGTGGACGCCGATCTATTCGTATGTCTCGGCGCGCATGCTGGCGCTGACGGGGCAGTCGATCGACTTCCCGTTTGTCAATCAGCTGGTTGTTCTGGGCACGCACTATACTCAGCCGGATATCTGGTTCGCGCCGCTGCCGCTCAACAACTACGGCGCGCAGGCGCAGAAGTTCCGCGAGATCGAACTGACGGGAACGAAGTTCAGCAGCATTCTCAAATTAGAGATGTTTATGCTGCCGCTAGTGCTGATCTTCAGCCTTGTGTATTGGGGCTTTTTGTGGTACACCAACGACATCCCTTCGGTGCAGTTCCCATACGCGCAGAAGTTCTGGCCGCAGTATGCGGTGACGCAGGCGATCTGGACGCAGATCAACTCCGTGGGCGGCGCCAAGTGGGCGCTCCATGTCATCAAGCCCGATTTGATCGGGATCGGCGGCGCGAGCGGCCTGGCCTTGTACGGCTTGACCAAGCTGCTGGGGCAGCCCGTTTCGTTCTTCTACGGATTTATCGCCGGCATGAGCAATTATCCGCACAATACGATCCCGACATTTGTCGGCGCATGGCTCGGCAAGAAGGTCTTCGCGCGCAGCTTCGGCCAGGAGCGCTGGCAGCTCTACGCGCCCGTTCTGCTCGCGGGCTTCTCCTGCGGCACGGGACTCATCGGCATGTGCGCCATCGCGCTGGCGCTGATCAGCAAGACGGTCTCGTATCTGCCTTTCTGA
- a CDS encoding DUF370 domain-containing protein, whose amino-acid sequence MQPVALNVGFYNYVIIDKVIALVSSDSAPMRRLVQEFRKAGRLIDATQGRKTKSLIFLEGGNLATSALSQETLAKRLAGSPMAPESDDEAEED is encoded by the coding sequence ATGCAGCCCGTTGCACTCAATGTCGGCTTCTATAACTACGTAATTATCGACAAAGTTATCGCACTTGTTTCCAGCGATTCGGCGCCGATGCGGCGCCTCGTACAAGAATTTCGCAAAGCCGGCCGACTGATCGACGCCACGCAGGGTCGTAAGACAAAAAGCTTGATCTTTCTCGAAGGCGGCAATCTCGCCACCTCGGCGCTGTCCCAGGAAACGCTGGCGAAACGTCTGGCCGGCAGCCCAATGGCGCCCGAAAGCGACGATGAAGCGGAAGAGGATTAA
- a CDS encoding FtsX-like permease family protein — MMIRRRAARKAPRLLTLLGSLLFLLSSIAAVSGQTGSDKVQVDPEAKRNYRSLSDSVQPARLAASVSDLSGIHYAMPAAPGGPALVANSRAAGTPGADQARDYVLAQFRTILGAGNVHQEDFAVTAPVDNGASITAGGRSYGLRALWPNLVRTSTLPKDGVTGPLIYAARGDLAAFRGQQVEGSVVLMDFNCGAAWMNAARLGAKAIIFVEPAATMRGESEAKFIGIPVSIPRFWVSHADAAALQSAALTTPNFTVTVYADNPWETRSASNIVGVLPGSDPVLSKQIVVIESYYDSMSVVPSLAPGADTACGVAAQIELARLFKANPPKRTVWFVSCGAHFLGIQGARAYVDRHLDEWRQPSNWDRAKHWLTGGRSPIPANRSEVLLFSGLDLTSQTNSFAGFYKGYFYDFTEGDVQSGYSDIGRALRENAEKIAQVLGLNAQSAYGDGINPIGGKGWRNFLPGHFAFDAEAAAMAGGKGITFATTDDARQHSDTPFDRMADVNLANLTQQTKFLACEYWHLLNDTNDQDAVTPGSTRGLMPVTEWPAWTRQGLRLGFCQVKGRVLIFDPKQNFVPDTPVADSLAVAANPSKTMVGVRGNLIQSTFTPPGASKPGSNYNFYGLPLVTSAGTGLRFAPAMTMRFGAYHVHTTDDAQGSRGDIDFAPDQGLNGTSNYPIEFNLTSDSKDTQIIVFPCVATTIYDLLDLSSLISLSGVRVFDGATNNEPRQYGFTLAGTEPGVSYVEDVAVLFSAQGSDTRLKVVMDSGPGAVRFLLINALPPDPKLSNAENQKRAQGLGYAVQGGASGGGDNIVHNGAITNTALRVAQDMWNLDEYRISQLAKYRITNDLLSNPKHTGLHDLAKVYMDQAQAAYAQRDYEMFDAKSRQAWAFEAKVYPQAQATANDVVQGVIFYLFLLIPFAYFLERLLIASHDLKMQLVWSFGIFALIFFIFSKIHPAFDITINPIIVLIAFVMLALSVIVSLLVWGKFEEQIKAMRQTVSGVHKVDVGKGSIAFAAFALGISNMRRRKERTMLTCITLILLTFTVLSFTSVVNYNRPNDVPAPGVSPYNGILLRMPAWDALQDPAYRLLNDEYGRKYPVAPRAWFFGTTQGQQSFLNVSRAQSPVDLKGVIGMAPAEARVSHIDTALALGPDGKPMGRWFDSTDSYSIILPKPIADTLGVTAADVGKITVNFSGVPYLVIGVIDPAKFSALKDLDNETLTPVDFQDAHNQSNSASASTSSFQDYSHIDPATVIIVPYATLINLGGDLRSVAINFGDAATVNQQLVSLMPRLDLNLYAGEDGHNHRFSIRSATKSEGLATIIIPILIASLIVLNTMLGSVFERVKEIKTFSAIGLSPSNIGMLFIAEAMVYAIIGAVSGYLIGQGLSKVISTFNILPGLSLNFSSTSAEIAIGVVIAVVMLSTIFPARKASQVATPSTDRTWKLPDPDGDVWKIALPFAVTGDQARGINGFLSEWFKEYEQQSVGDFLTHGISTTTYDSEYGLAYRLSCRIWLAPFDLGVSQDISLDTIPTDLEDIFDVRLTITRQSGEVANWMRVNRRFVNVVRRQFLIWRTLSEVQRQRYLNPEVELVRTPSESAAVAPAI; from the coding sequence ATGATGATCCGTCGCCGCGCAGCACGTAAGGCGCCGCGCCTGCTGACATTGTTGGGGTCTCTGTTATTTTTGCTGTCCAGCATCGCGGCTGTCTCCGGTCAGACCGGAAGCGATAAAGTTCAGGTTGATCCTGAGGCGAAGCGCAACTATCGCAGTCTATCCGATTCCGTGCAGCCGGCGCGCCTCGCCGCGTCCGTTTCCGATCTGAGCGGCATCCATTACGCCATGCCCGCCGCGCCGGGCGGTCCCGCGCTTGTCGCGAACTCCCGCGCCGCCGGCACGCCCGGCGCCGATCAAGCTCGCGACTACGTGCTCGCGCAGTTCCGGACGATCCTCGGTGCTGGGAACGTGCATCAGGAAGACTTCGCCGTCACGGCGCCGGTGGACAACGGCGCCAGCATCACGGCGGGCGGGCGCAGTTATGGTCTCCGCGCGCTCTGGCCGAATCTTGTCCGCACCTCCACGCTTCCCAAAGACGGCGTCACCGGGCCGCTGATCTACGCCGCGCGCGGCGATCTGGCCGCGTTTCGCGGGCAGCAGGTCGAAGGCAGCGTCGTCCTGATGGACTTCAACTGCGGCGCCGCCTGGATGAACGCCGCGCGCCTTGGGGCCAAGGCCATCATCTTTGTGGAGCCGGCGGCGACGATGCGCGGCGAATCTGAAGCGAAGTTCATCGGCATTCCCGTCTCCATTCCCCGGTTCTGGGTCTCGCACGCCGACGCCGCCGCGCTGCAATCGGCGGCGCTCACGACGCCGAATTTCACCGTCACCGTCTACGCGGACAATCCCTGGGAGACGCGCAGCGCCTCAAATATCGTCGGCGTGCTGCCCGGCTCCGATCCCGTTCTGAGCAAGCAGATCGTCGTCATCGAATCCTATTACGATTCGATGTCGGTAGTGCCGTCGCTGGCGCCCGGCGCCGATACGGCGTGCGGCGTCGCGGCTCAGATCGAGCTGGCGCGTCTCTTCAAGGCCAACCCGCCGAAGCGCACCGTCTGGTTTGTGTCCTGCGGAGCGCACTTCCTGGGAATACAAGGCGCGCGCGCTTATGTGGACCGGCATTTGGACGAGTGGCGGCAGCCCTCGAACTGGGACCGCGCCAAGCACTGGCTGACGGGCGGTCGGTCGCCAATTCCGGCGAACCGCTCCGAGGTGCTTCTCTTCAGCGGCCTCGATCTCACCTCCCAGACCAACAGCTTTGCCGGCTTCTACAAAGGCTACTTCTACGACTTCACGGAAGGCGACGTACAGAGCGGTTATTCGGACATCGGACGCGCGCTGCGGGAGAACGCGGAGAAGATCGCGCAGGTGCTGGGGCTGAACGCCCAGAGCGCCTATGGCGACGGCATCAATCCGATCGGCGGCAAGGGCTGGCGCAACTTCCTGCCGGGCCACTTCGCGTTTGACGCCGAAGCGGCGGCGATGGCGGGCGGCAAGGGCATTACCTTCGCCACCACCGACGACGCGCGGCAGCACAGCGATACGCCGTTCGACCGCATGGCGGACGTGAACCTCGCGAATCTCACCCAGCAGACCAAGTTCCTTGCCTGCGAATACTGGCACCTTCTGAACGACACCAACGATCAGGACGCCGTGACGCCCGGAAGCACGCGCGGCCTGATGCCCGTGACTGAGTGGCCGGCGTGGACTCGTCAGGGGCTGCGTCTGGGCTTCTGCCAGGTCAAGGGCCGCGTGTTGATCTTCGATCCCAAACAGAACTTCGTTCCGGACACGCCGGTGGCGGACTCGCTGGCGGTGGCCGCCAACCCGTCGAAGACGATGGTCGGCGTGCGCGGCAACCTGATCCAATCCACGTTTACCCCGCCGGGCGCGTCAAAGCCCGGCTCGAACTACAACTTCTACGGTCTGCCTCTGGTGACGTCGGCGGGAACGGGGCTCCGGTTCGCTCCGGCGATGACGATGCGCTTCGGCGCCTATCACGTCCATACGACGGACGATGCGCAGGGCAGCCGGGGCGATATCGATTTCGCGCCGGACCAGGGTCTGAACGGAACCTCCAACTATCCGATTGAGTTCAATCTGACTTCGGATAGCAAGGATACGCAGATCATCGTCTTCCCATGCGTCGCGACCACGATTTACGACCTGCTGGACCTTTCCTCGCTGATCTCGCTCTCCGGCGTGCGCGTCTTCGACGGCGCCACCAACAACGAGCCCCGGCAATACGGCTTCACGCTGGCTGGAACCGAGCCGGGCGTTTCCTACGTGGAAGATGTCGCGGTGCTCTTTTCCGCGCAGGGCTCGGACACCCGCCTGAAGGTCGTGATGGACTCCGGGCCGGGCGCGGTGCGGTTCCTGCTCATTAACGCGCTGCCGCCGGATCCGAAGCTTTCGAATGCGGAGAACCAGAAAAGGGCGCAGGGCCTGGGGTACGCCGTGCAGGGCGGCGCGAGCGGAGGCGGGGACAATATCGTCCACAACGGAGCGATCACGAACACGGCGCTGCGCGTGGCGCAGGATATGTGGAACCTGGATGAGTATCGGATCAGCCAGCTCGCCAAGTATCGGATCACGAACGATCTGCTCAGTAATCCAAAGCATACCGGGCTGCACGATCTCGCCAAGGTTTATATGGACCAGGCGCAGGCGGCGTACGCGCAGCGCGACTATGAGATGTTCGACGCTAAGAGCCGGCAGGCCTGGGCGTTCGAGGCGAAGGTTTACCCGCAGGCGCAGGCGACGGCGAACGATGTCGTTCAAGGCGTCATCTTCTACCTCTTCCTCCTGATCCCGTTTGCTTACTTTCTGGAGCGGCTGCTCATCGCCTCGCACGATCTGAAGATGCAGCTGGTCTGGTCGTTCGGCATCTTCGCCCTGATCTTCTTCATCTTCTCGAAGATCCATCCGGCGTTCGATATCACGATCAACCCGATTATCGTTCTGATCGCCTTCGTCATGCTGGCGCTCTCGGTGATTGTCTCGCTGCTGGTGTGGGGCAAGTTCGAAGAGCAGATCAAGGCGATGCGCCAGACCGTCTCGGGAGTACACAAAGTGGATGTCGGCAAGGGCTCGATCGCCTTCGCCGCTTTCGCGCTCGGCATCTCCAACATGCGCCGCCGCAAAGAGCGCACGATGCTGACCTGCATTACGCTAATCCTGCTGACCTTCACGGTCCTCTCGTTCACCTCGGTTGTCAATTACAACCGGCCAAACGATGTCCCCGCGCCCGGCGTCTCCCCGTACAATGGCATCCTCCTGCGCATGCCGGCGTGGGACGCGCTTCAGGATCCGGCTTATCGTCTGCTGAACGATGAGTATGGCCGCAAATATCCCGTCGCGCCGCGCGCCTGGTTCTTCGGGACCACGCAGGGCCAGCAGAGCTTCCTGAATGTATCCCGCGCGCAGTCGCCGGTGGATCTCAAAGGCGTAATCGGCATGGCGCCCGCCGAAGCGCGGGTCTCGCATATTGACACGGCGCTGGCGCTGGGGCCGGACGGGAAACCGATGGGGCGCTGGTTCGACTCCACAGATTCCTACAGCATCATTTTGCCGAAGCCTATCGCGGACACCCTGGGCGTCACCGCCGCCGATGTCGGCAAGATCACCGTGAACTTCAGCGGCGTTCCCTATCTGGTCATCGGCGTGATCGATCCCGCCAAGTTCTCCGCGCTGAAAGACCTGGACAATGAGACGCTGACGCCGGTGGACTTTCAGGACGCGCACAACCAGTCCAACTCGGCCTCGGCGTCCACGAGCAGCTTCCAGGACTATTCGCATATCGATCCCGCCACCGTCATCATCGTGCCTTACGCCACGCTGATCAACCTTGGCGGCGATCTGCGTTCGGTCGCGATCAACTTCGGCGACGCCGCGACGGTCAATCAGCAGCTCGTCAGCCTGATGCCGCGTCTGGACTTGAACCTCTACGCCGGCGAGGACGGACATAACCACCGCTTCTCCATCCGGTCGGCGACGAAGTCCGAGGGGCTGGCGACGATCATCATCCCGATCCTGATCGCCTCCTTGATCGTTCTGAATACGATGCTCGGCTCCGTCTTCGAGCGCGTCAAGGAGATCAAGACGTTCTCGGCGATCGGTCTCTCGCCGTCGAATATCGGCATGCTGTTCATCGCCGAAGCGATGGTCTATGCGATCATCGGCGCGGTCTCGGGATACTTGATCGGGCAGGGACTTTCCAAGGTCATCAGCACGTTTAATATCCTGCCGGGGCTTTCACTGAACTTCTCGTCGACGTCGGCGGAGATCGCCATCGGCGTCGTCATCGCGGTCGTCATGCTCTCCACGATCTTCCCGGCCCGCAAGGCGTCGCAGGTCGCGACGCCCTCGACGGACCGCACCTGGAAGCTGCCCGATCCCGACGGCGATGTCTGGAAGATCGCGCTGCCCTTCGCGGTCACCGGCGATCAGGCGCGCGGCATCAACGGCTTCCTGTCCGAGTGGTTCAAAGAGTACGAGCAGCAGTCCGTCGGCGACTTCCTGACACACGGCATCAGCACAACCACATATGACAGCGAATACGGTCTGGCGTACCGCCTGAGCTGCCGGATCTGGCTGGCGCCGTTCGACCTGGGCGTCTCGCAGGATATCTCGCTCGACACCATCCCCACGGACCTGGAAGATATCTTCGACGTGCGGCTGACGATTACCCGGCAGTCCGGCGAAGTGGCGAACTGGATGCGCGTCAATCGCCGCTTCGTCAACGTCGTGCGCCGCCAATTCCTGATCTGGCGCACGCTGTCCGAAGTGCAGCGCCAGCGATATTTGAACCCGGAAGTGGAGCTCGTGCGAACGCCTTCCGAGAGCGCGGCCGTGGCGCCGGCGATTTGA
- the coaBC gene encoding bifunctional phosphopantothenoylcysteine decarboxylase/phosphopantothenate--cysteine ligase CoaBC: MNDSARPKRVVLGVTASIAAYKAADLASKLVKSGVEVYPILTAEAARFVGPATFTALTGHPCPIDVFEEPFPGEIAHIWLARNCDLIAIVPASMNCLARLAHGLADDMLTAAVMATAAPVLLAPAMNTGMWNNPATQANLETLSRYGYQFIEPVTGMLACRTEGVGKMADVVTIEAAIQSVLRGAQPLSGKRVLITAGPTREPIDPVRYLTNRSSGKMGYALAEAARRLGAAVTLISGPTALPQPVGVDTISVETASEMKNAVAAHVQTASIIIAAAAVADYRPETVAPQKIKKSASAPTIVLVENEDILAWIGRSKRADQILIGFAAESENLLANAEKKLRGKNLDWIVANDVTAEGAGFDVDTNIATMISRDGQQVALPKMSKREMAEKIWEAVGGDTFKSV, encoded by the coding sequence ATGAATGATTCCGCGCGCCCGAAACGTGTTGTCCTGGGCGTCACCGCCTCGATCGCCGCGTATAAGGCGGCGGACCTGGCGAGCAAGCTCGTCAAAAGCGGCGTCGAAGTTTATCCCATCCTGACCGCCGAAGCCGCGCGCTTCGTCGGTCCCGCGACCTTCACCGCGCTCACCGGCCACCCCTGCCCCATTGATGTCTTCGAGGAGCCCTTTCCCGGCGAGATCGCGCACATCTGGCTCGCCCGTAACTGTGACCTCATCGCGATTGTCCCCGCCTCCATGAACTGCCTGGCCCGCCTCGCCCATGGCCTCGCCGACGACATGCTCACCGCCGCCGTCATGGCGACCGCCGCCCCGGTGCTCCTGGCCCCCGCCATGAATACGGGAATGTGGAACAATCCGGCGACCCAGGCCAATCTCGAAACTTTGTCACGATACGGCTACCAGTTCATCGAACCCGTCACCGGCATGCTCGCCTGCCGCACCGAAGGCGTCGGAAAAATGGCGGACGTGGTCACGATCGAAGCCGCGATCCAATCCGTGCTGCGCGGCGCCCAGCCGCTTTCCGGAAAGCGCGTCCTGATCACCGCGGGGCCGACCCGCGAGCCGATCGACCCGGTCCGTTACCTCACCAATCGATCCTCCGGCAAAATGGGCTACGCTCTCGCCGAAGCCGCCCGCCGCCTCGGCGCCGCCGTCACTCTGATCTCCGGCCCCACCGCCCTTCCCCAGCCCGTCGGCGTCGACACCATCTCCGTGGAAACCGCGAGCGAGATGAAGAACGCCGTCGCGGCGCACGTCCAAACCGCCAGCATCATCATCGCCGCCGCCGCCGTGGCCGATTACCGCCCGGAAACCGTCGCCCCGCAAAAAATCAAAAAAAGCGCGTCGGCGCCGACGATTGTTTTGGTGGAGAACGAAGATATCCTGGCGTGGATCGGCCGCTCCAAGCGCGCCGACCAGATCCTCATCGGCTTCGCCGCCGAATCCGAAAACCTGCTGGCGAACGCCGAGAAGAAGCTACGGGGGAAGAATTTGGACTGGATCGTCGCCAACGACGTCACGGCGGAGGGCGCCGGGTTCGACGTCGATACCAATATCGCGACGATGATTTCGAGAGACGGTCAGCAGGTGGCGCTGCCCAAGATGAGCAAACGGGAGATGGCGGAGAAGATTTGGGAGGCGGTGGGTGGAGACACATTCAAAAGCGTGTAG
- a CDS encoding PqqD family protein, with amino-acid sequence MKQGRFSGLAEYLPFLRERKPPLTREEMLRLRPLRRSVVTWTTKPQDASGDEDVSETPDPLVVLSAPRTMGPLTRWVTRLLSAPVDRRVELDEYGSAIWTMCDGTHTVRQLADFTSAKYKLNKRQAEVSVLAFMKMLAQRDLIGYHTEGKRSAHVRPNSGGAAQRSRSGSRRRH; translated from the coding sequence ATGAAACAGGGACGTTTTTCCGGACTGGCGGAGTACCTGCCGTTTTTGCGCGAGCGGAAGCCGCCGCTGACACGGGAGGAGATGCTGCGCCTGAGGCCTCTGCGCCGCAGCGTCGTCACCTGGACCACGAAGCCGCAGGACGCGAGTGGCGACGAGGATGTCTCGGAAACGCCCGATCCACTGGTGGTGCTTTCCGCGCCGCGCACGATGGGGCCGCTAACGCGCTGGGTGACGCGCCTGCTGAGCGCGCCGGTGGATCGGCGCGTCGAGCTCGATGAATACGGCTCGGCCATCTGGACCATGTGCGACGGGACCCACACCGTCCGCCAGCTCGCCGATTTTACCAGCGCCAAGTACAAGCTGAACAAACGCCAGGCCGAGGTCAGCGTCCTGGCCTTTATGAAGATGCTCGCGCAGCGCGATCTCATTGGATATCATACGGAAGGAAAGAGGTCCGCTCATGTCCGACCCAACTCCGGCGGCGCCGCGCAACGGTCACGCTCCGGTTCCCGCCGCCGCCATTAG